One Alphaproteobacteria bacterium genomic window carries:
- a CDS encoding 30S ribosomal protein S12 produces the protein MPTINQLIRKPRKTQELRDKSPALKDCPQRRGVCTRVGTVKPKKPNSALRKIARTRLTTGMEVTSYIPGEGHNLQEHSVVLVRGGRVPDLPGVRYHIVRGSLDTQGVKDRRQGRSKYGAKRPK, from the coding sequence ATGCCCACAATTAATCAGCTGATTCGCAAGCCGCGTAAAACACAAGAGCTTCGTGATAAGTCACCGGCCCTAAAGGATTGCCCACAGAGGCGCGGCGTATGTACGCGTGTGGGAACCGTAAAACCAAAGAAACCGAACTCCGCGCTTCGTAAGATTGCGCGTACTCGCCTTACAACGGGTATGGAGGTCACGAGTTATATTCCGGGTGAGGGTCATAACCTCCAAGAGCACTCAGTTGTGTTGGTGCGTGGTGGTCGTGTGCCTGACTTGCCTGGTGTGCGCTATCATATTGTCCGTGGGTCTCTAGATACCCAGGGTGTGAAGGATCGTCGTCAGGGTCGCTCAAAATACGGCGCGAAGCGTCCGAAGTAA
- the rpsG gene encoding 30S ribosomal protein S7, protein MSRRHAAEKRKINKDPKYGSIVVSKFINSLMWDGKRSLAETIFYQAVGLAEGRAKKDGIEIFSSALDNVRPALEVRSRRVGGATYQVPSEVRQDRAQALAIRWLINSARARSEKTMTDRLCGEMLDASEGRGSAVKKREDTHKMAEANRAFAHFRW, encoded by the coding sequence ATGTCACGTCGCCACGCTGCAGAAAAGCGGAAAATTAATAAGGACCCCAAGTACGGGAGTATTGTTGTTTCAAAATTTATCAACAGCCTGATGTGGGATGGTAAGCGATCCTTGGCGGAGACAATTTTTTACCAAGCTGTGGGCTTAGCTGAGGGGCGTGCTAAAAAAGACGGTATTGAAATTTTTAGCTCTGCCCTTGATAATGTGCGGCCTGCCCTGGAGGTCCGTTCCCGCCGTGTTGGTGGTGCCACGTATCAAGTTCCTTCCGAGGTTCGTCAGGATCGCGCTCAAGCTTTGGCTATTCGTTGGTTGATTAATTCCGCGCGTGCACGATCAGAAAAAACAATGACAGATCGTCTTTGTGGGGAGATGTTGGATGCTTCAGAGGGTCGTGGTTCGGCAGTGAAGAAGCGCGAAGACACGCACAAAATGGCTGAGGCAAATCGGGCTTTTGCTCATTTTCGTTGGTAA